Proteins co-encoded in one Natronorubrum daqingense genomic window:
- a CDS encoding copper resistance CopC/CopD family protein: MRSNESALHDYRTQSRARRGLTVLAVAFVAALLLASVASPVAAHAYLSETDPENGEQLETAPDDVTLTFSGDGVQNADVSIVGPDDEDVSGDAEIDPDDTQLVDVPFEGDDDDAEGMYTVEWEVLADDGHTTSGTFFFSVGDEPLDRDSVLETYEDEDGVDESVPPLESAARGLLLVSLVGLVGAPVTAAMAVYPVADRAGVSKRAVDGRLTTVLGVLAAGVLTAVALLGYVQATSVGSPSLETFGEFLGMPLGQAWLVQAVLALGLAVVLGSAVAGTVPRSVWLGGTFVGAIGVGGALSWTSHSATAIDRLQGTAVDFAHIAGAGLWLGGLVVLALVVPPMLRDAPPADRSGLAASTIRRYSLLALGGVTLAGATGLVLAAWHVPDLEALGATFYGTVLTAKTLLVIVALGLGGLTRFVYLRRLESDGGGGRLGFLDRFGDADAGGSDTSGTDTSGTDAEIREDGGSPSDSTGAISAFTRTVRLEVGVIVLVLLLTGLLTSVPTAAVVGDDDGPETATIEREGDIDLELTAIPAATDTGGDDRLHVLQDDPIVIEVAFLDDGGEPVESDQTVRLTADGEDTFDVDLEENDDGTYSTVQPFPSDGDWELRITGEPEGEFVSEWVDVYVSPGEAADGEQDDDGHDHGDDDHDHGEDDGHDHDEEAPDDHEHDHGDETDYSALATLLQFGAVAIGIVGSVAVTIEALRFRGRSE, encoded by the coding sequence ATGCGTTCGAACGAGTCCGCTCTCCACGACTACCGCACGCAATCCCGGGCCAGGAGAGGCCTCACCGTCCTCGCGGTCGCTTTCGTCGCCGCGCTTCTTTTGGCGAGCGTCGCGAGTCCAGTTGCCGCACACGCGTACCTCAGCGAAACCGACCCCGAGAACGGCGAACAACTCGAGACCGCACCCGACGACGTGACGCTCACCTTCTCCGGTGACGGCGTCCAGAACGCCGACGTCAGTATCGTCGGACCCGACGACGAGGACGTCAGCGGGGACGCCGAGATCGACCCCGACGATACGCAACTCGTCGACGTTCCGTTCGAGGGCGACGACGACGACGCCGAGGGCATGTACACCGTCGAGTGGGAAGTCCTCGCCGACGACGGACACACGACGTCGGGCACGTTCTTCTTCAGCGTCGGCGACGAACCGCTCGATCGCGACTCGGTCCTCGAGACCTACGAGGACGAGGACGGCGTCGACGAATCGGTTCCGCCGCTCGAGAGCGCCGCGAGAGGGCTGTTGCTCGTCTCGCTCGTCGGCCTCGTCGGGGCCCCGGTGACGGCTGCGATGGCAGTCTATCCGGTCGCCGACCGCGCCGGAGTATCGAAGCGGGCCGTCGACGGCCGCCTCACCACCGTCCTCGGTGTACTGGCAGCGGGTGTGCTCACGGCAGTCGCCCTCCTCGGCTACGTTCAGGCGACCTCGGTCGGTTCGCCGTCGCTCGAGACGTTCGGCGAGTTCCTCGGGATGCCACTCGGTCAGGCGTGGCTCGTTCAGGCCGTCCTGGCGCTCGGCCTCGCCGTCGTCCTCGGGAGTGCCGTCGCAGGAACGGTCCCGCGGTCGGTCTGGCTCGGGGGGACGTTCGTCGGCGCAATCGGCGTCGGCGGTGCGCTTAGCTGGACGAGTCACTCCGCGACGGCGATCGACCGCCTGCAAGGGACGGCCGTCGATTTCGCTCACATCGCGGGCGCAGGATTGTGGCTCGGCGGATTAGTCGTTCTCGCGCTGGTCGTCCCGCCCATGCTTCGCGACGCGCCCCCCGCGGATCGTTCCGGACTCGCCGCCAGCACGATTCGACGGTATTCGCTGCTCGCGCTCGGCGGCGTGACGCTCGCCGGAGCGACCGGACTCGTACTCGCGGCGTGGCACGTTCCCGACCTCGAGGCGCTCGGGGCGACCTTCTACGGGACGGTGCTCACCGCGAAGACGCTCCTGGTGATTGTCGCGCTCGGACTCGGCGGACTCACTCGGTTCGTTTACCTCCGTCGACTCGAGTCCGACGGCGGGGGTGGCCGCTTGGGATTCCTCGACCGGTTCGGCGATGCCGACGCCGGCGGATCAGACACCAGCGGTACAGACACCAGCGGTACAGACGCCGAGATCCGAGAAGACGGCGGTAGTCCGTCGGATTCTACCGGCGCAATTTCGGCGTTCACCCGCACGGTCCGACTCGAGGTCGGCGTGATCGTCCTCGTCTTGCTTCTCACGGGACTGCTCACCTCCGTTCCGACGGCTGCCGTCGTCGGTGACGACGACGGTCCCGAGACGGCGACGATCGAACGCGAAGGCGACATCGACCTCGAGTTGACGGCGATTCCCGCGGCGACCGACACCGGTGGAGACGACCGACTCCACGTCCTACAGGACGATCCGATCGTCATCGAGGTCGCGTTCTTAGACGACGGCGGGGAACCCGTCGAATCGGACCAGACCGTCCGGTTGACCGCAGACGGTGAGGACACGTTCGACGTCGACCTCGAGGAGAACGACGACGGCACGTACTCGACCGTCCAGCCGTTCCCGTCCGACGGCGACTGGGAGCTCCGTATCACGGGCGAGCCAGAGGGCGAGTTCGTCAGCGAGTGGGTCGACGTCTACGTCTCACCGGGCGAGGCCGCCGACGGTGAGCAGGACGACGACGGTCACGACCACGGCGACGACGACCACGATCACGGAGAAGACGACGGTCACGATCACGACGAGGAGGCACCCGATGATCACGAGCACGACCACGGCGACGAAACGGACTATTCAGCCTTGGCAACGCTGTTGCAATTCGGTGCCGTCGCGATCGGTATCGTCGGCTCCGTCGCCGTAACGATAGAGGCGCTTCGCTTCCGAGGTCGGTCCGAGTAA
- a CDS encoding cytochrome D1 domain-containing protein: MARQMDRRRYVQLASTGLLVGIAGCASGDDDDGGDDGSGGDDGHDHDDNGESGGEESEGLAFAFGPNEVAIIDPEEGDVVDEITDDIDDNSWGDAKITTDLSEIYVIEESLDQVLVIDTEAREVVAEVDIGPDATHMYHPNDDEIWAHSDEEGAFYVIDTNDHEVIETVQSGMDDEGHGKLLYHEDFGSMGYATNVNDPGAPVIDLDEYERSDFIEFDDPDEGTHYKAYSPQTGLAYFEYGDQTVVVDTDDDDVVDELELAGGMYLTPDEELMGVLDGDDIRFLDATSEDSEEVGSVSVEGGPDALRYYDGDDGLYAFTANTDNDGAAVIDVEEFEVVDTLEVGEIERPEDAENLHRSGVAGDEYFFTPAPADGFVAVVDMAEQEVAEVDVEDGVDTIQYVGDSGVGYTGQIR; encoded by the coding sequence ATGGCTCGACAGATGGATCGACGACGATACGTTCAACTTGCAAGTACTGGTCTACTCGTTGGTATTGCAGGCTGTGCGAGTGGTGACGATGACGACGGAGGGGACGACGGCTCAGGCGGTGACGATGGACACGATCACGACGACAACGGGGAGTCCGGCGGCGAGGAAAGCGAGGGTCTCGCGTTCGCGTTCGGGCCAAACGAGGTCGCCATCATCGACCCCGAGGAAGGCGACGTGGTCGACGAAATCACGGACGATATCGACGACAATAGCTGGGGCGACGCGAAGATCACGACCGATCTCTCGGAGATTTACGTCATCGAGGAGTCCCTCGATCAGGTGCTCGTGATCGACACCGAGGCTCGAGAGGTCGTCGCGGAGGTCGACATCGGGCCCGACGCGACGCACATGTATCACCCGAACGACGACGAAATATGGGCTCACTCGGACGAGGAAGGCGCGTTTTACGTCATCGACACGAACGATCACGAGGTTATCGAAACCGTCCAATCCGGGATGGACGACGAAGGCCACGGCAAGTTGCTCTACCACGAGGATTTCGGCTCGATGGGCTACGCCACGAACGTCAACGATCCGGGTGCGCCGGTAATCGATCTGGACGAGTACGAGCGAAGCGACTTCATCGAGTTCGACGACCCCGACGAGGGGACCCACTACAAGGCCTACAGCCCGCAGACGGGACTGGCCTACTTCGAATACGGCGACCAGACGGTCGTCGTCGACACCGACGACGACGACGTCGTCGACGAACTCGAGCTAGCGGGTGGGATGTACCTCACGCCCGACGAGGAACTCATGGGCGTACTCGACGGCGACGACATCCGGTTCCTCGACGCGACGAGCGAGGACAGCGAGGAGGTCGGCTCGGTCTCCGTCGAAGGTGGCCCCGACGCGTTGCGCTACTACGACGGCGACGACGGGCTGTACGCCTTTACGGCGAACACGGATAACGACGGGGCTGCCGTCATCGACGTCGAGGAGTTCGAGGTCGTCGACACGCTCGAGGTCGGCGAAATCGAGCGACCCGAGGACGCTGAGAACCTTCACCGATCCGGCGTCGCCGGCGACGAGTACTTCTTCACACCTGCACCAGCAGACGGCTTCGTCGCCGTCGTCGACATGGCCGAACAGGAGGTCGCAGAGGTCGACGTCGAAGACGGCGTCGATACGATTCAGTACGTCGGCGACTCGGGGGTCGGCTACACTGGACAGATTCGATAG
- a CDS encoding winged helix-turn-helix transcriptional regulator — MNSTRRQISTHVHEHAGIHFNELVRQSEFAPGQVQYHIRRLTDAGDLVREEWYGQTHYYPPQYDEWERATLALFRRETTRAVVVYLIEHEPVGPEAVAADLDIARSTLEYHLDHLLEQNVVEKRYDSRNRVSLVLVNPERTAPLLSEITPTVPDRLVDRFTRLVDSLLETPS; from the coding sequence ATGAACTCCACTCGTCGACAGATTAGCACGCACGTACACGAACACGCCGGCATTCACTTCAACGAACTCGTCAGACAGTCCGAATTCGCACCGGGGCAAGTGCAGTATCATATTCGACGACTCACCGACGCAGGCGACCTCGTCCGAGAAGAGTGGTACGGCCAGACACACTACTACCCGCCACAGTACGACGAGTGGGAGCGCGCGACCCTCGCACTGTTTCGCCGCGAGACGACGCGAGCGGTCGTCGTCTACCTCATCGAACACGAACCGGTCGGCCCGGAAGCCGTCGCTGCGGACCTCGACATCGCTCGCAGCACGCTCGAGTATCACCTCGATCACTTACTCGAGCAGAATGTCGTCGAGAAACGCTACGATTCGCGAAACCGGGTCTCGCTCGTCCTCGTGAATCCGGAGCGAACCGCACCGTTGCTCTCCGAAATCACGCCAACGGTGCCCGATCGACTGGTCGATCGGTTCACGCGACTCGTCGATAGCTTGCTCGAGACCCCGTCGTAA
- a CDS encoding DUF7471 family protein has product MHHSNPFDIAWLDPQLAPILLAVIVLAVIGTTILFCVGVVAYSRRRSLRYLLITIVLGLLVGRSLIGLGTVFGLLPMTFHHLVEHSVDFTIAVLILYAVYRSGPVGNTESQITSDGGRDLGNSSEGSGNSGNGPDDDWQ; this is encoded by the coding sequence ATGCACCACTCGAACCCGTTCGATATCGCGTGGTTGGATCCACAACTGGCTCCGATTTTACTCGCCGTGATCGTCCTCGCCGTCATCGGGACGACGATTCTCTTCTGTGTCGGCGTCGTCGCCTACTCTCGCCGCCGGTCGTTGCGATACCTCCTCATTACGATCGTGTTGGGGCTGCTCGTCGGTCGATCACTCATCGGGTTGGGGACCGTCTTCGGCCTGTTACCGATGACGTTTCATCACCTCGTCGAGCACAGCGTCGACTTTACGATCGCCGTACTCATCCTCTATGCCGTCTATCGAAGCGGCCCCGTTGGGAACACCGAGAGTCAAATTACGTCCGACGGCGGACGCGACCTCGGGAATAGCTCCGAGGGCAGCGGTAATTCCGGGAATGGCCCCGACGACGACTGGCAGTAA
- the ribB gene encoding 3,4-dihydroxy-2-butanone-4-phosphate synthase, producing the protein MTGHHAGPRSNAGADGETNPAATTGTVDDALESLRAGEPVLVHDAADREGETDLIYHADSVTPEAVSRMRNDAGGLVCVALGHETADAFDLPFYTDAIDHPAAGDHELGYDERSSFSLTVNHRDTFTGITDTDRSLTIRSLGEAAASPTATDFAETFRVPGHVHLLKAAPDLLEQRAGHTELGVALADEADLSPAVVVCEMLDDETGEARTPADARAYAQRHGFTYLEGRDVLDRLA; encoded by the coding sequence ATGACCGGCCACCACGCCGGCCCTCGCTCGAACGCGGGTGCAGACGGTGAGACGAACCCGGCGGCGACGACGGGGACCGTCGACGACGCGCTCGAGTCCCTTCGCGCCGGCGAGCCGGTACTCGTTCACGACGCGGCCGACCGAGAGGGCGAAACGGACCTGATCTATCACGCCGACAGCGTGACGCCAGAGGCCGTGAGTCGGATGCGAAACGACGCCGGCGGACTCGTCTGCGTCGCACTCGGTCACGAGACGGCGGACGCGTTCGACCTTCCGTTTTACACCGACGCGATCGACCACCCCGCCGCGGGCGACCACGAACTCGGCTACGACGAGCGCTCGTCGTTCTCGCTGACGGTCAACCACCGAGACACCTTCACCGGCATTACGGACACCGATCGGTCGCTGACGATTCGGTCACTCGGCGAGGCGGCGGCGTCGCCGACGGCGACCGACTTCGCCGAGACGTTTCGGGTCCCCGGCCACGTCCACTTGCTCAAAGCCGCACCCGACCTCCTCGAGCAGCGAGCGGGCCACACCGAACTGGGCGTCGCCCTCGCCGACGAAGCCGACCTGTCGCCCGCGGTCGTCGTCTGTGAGATGCTCGACGACGAAACCGGCGAGGCACGAACCCCGGCAGACGCTCGAGCGTACGCTCAACGCCACGGGTTCACGTATCTGGAGGGTCGTGACGTTCTCGACCGATTAGCATAG
- a CDS encoding DUF120 domain-containing protein has protein sequence MSITAAAAVGHDELAVLKLLALEGGLEGDVKISCSHLADRLDASNQTASRRLQRLESEGLLERDTVSDGQWVAITDDGEQTLHGEYEDYRRIFETDSEIELDGTVTSGMGEGRHYISLSGYMSQFEDRLGYEPFPGTLNVDLREDSVRRRSAISSLEPVPIDGWEDDERTYGPAVCHRATIETATGERYDDAHIIAPERTHHDEDQLEVIAPEKLREELGLEDDDHVTVYVGDRR, from the coding sequence ATGTCAATTACCGCCGCGGCTGCCGTCGGGCACGACGAACTCGCCGTGCTCAAACTGCTCGCCCTCGAGGGGGGTCTCGAAGGCGACGTCAAGATCTCCTGTTCTCACCTCGCGGATCGATTGGACGCGTCGAATCAGACCGCGTCGCGACGCCTCCAGCGCCTCGAGAGCGAGGGCTTACTCGAGCGCGATACGGTCAGTGACGGTCAGTGGGTGGCGATCACCGACGACGGTGAACAGACGCTCCACGGCGAGTACGAGGACTACCGTCGCATCTTCGAGACGGACTCCGAGATCGAACTCGACGGCACCGTCACCAGCGGCATGGGCGAGGGTCGCCACTACATCTCGCTGTCGGGCTACATGAGTCAGTTCGAGGACCGACTCGGCTACGAGCCCTTCCCCGGTACGTTGAACGTCGACCTTCGCGAGGACAGCGTCCGCCGACGCAGTGCGATTTCCTCGCTCGAGCCGGTTCCGATCGACGGCTGGGAGGACGACGAACGGACGTACGGGCCCGCCGTCTGCCATCGCGCGACCATCGAGACCGCGACGGGCGAGCGCTACGATGACGCCCACATCATCGCCCCGGAACGAACGCACCACGACGAGGACCAACTCGAGGTGATCGCCCCGGAGAAACTTCGCGAGGAACTCGGCCTCGAGGACGACGATCACGTCACCGTCTACGTGGGTGATCGACGATGA
- the twy1 gene encoding 4-demethylwyosine synthase TYW1, whose protein sequence is MSNSAETGVDSGTDAEEGEDDGAMQVSSPDYHSENHTAAQTCGWTANALRGEGKCYKYIYYGIESHRCIQMTPVVRCNERCVFCWRDHQGHSYEMDGVEWDDPEAVVDASIDLQKRLLSGFGGNDEVPREVFEQSMEPRHVAISLDGEPTLYPYLPELIDAFHDRDITTFLVSNGTRPEMLRACDPTQLYVSVDAPERHTFDEVVGAMEDDAWDKLLETMNVLAEKDETRTVLRTTLVKGENMHHPDWYAGFYQQADPDFIELKAYMHVGHSQGRLDRSAMPDHEEVLEFAEDVKSYMPEFTECRGVPESRVALLAKQKDTWVPKLKKGSEFWERDPVVGD, encoded by the coding sequence ATGAGTAACTCCGCCGAGACGGGCGTCGATTCTGGGACCGACGCCGAGGAAGGAGAAGACGACGGGGCGATGCAGGTCTCGAGCCCGGACTATCACAGCGAGAACCACACGGCCGCCCAGACGTGTGGGTGGACGGCGAACGCCCTTCGGGGTGAGGGGAAGTGCTACAAGTACATCTACTACGGCATCGAGTCCCATCGGTGCATCCAGATGACGCCGGTCGTTCGGTGTAACGAGCGCTGCGTTTTCTGCTGGCGGGACCATCAGGGCCACTCCTACGAGATGGACGGCGTGGAGTGGGACGACCCCGAAGCCGTTGTCGATGCCTCTATCGACCTGCAAAAGCGTCTCCTCTCGGGCTTTGGCGGCAACGACGAGGTTCCCCGTGAAGTCTTCGAGCAGTCTATGGAGCCACGCCACGTCGCGATTTCGCTCGACGGCGAACCGACGCTTTACCCCTACCTGCCCGAACTGATCGACGCCTTCCACGACCGAGACATCACGACCTTTCTCGTCTCGAATGGCACCCGTCCCGAGATGCTCAGAGCGTGCGACCCGACCCAACTGTACGTCAGCGTCGACGCCCCGGAACGCCACACCTTCGACGAGGTCGTCGGCGCGATGGAAGACGACGCGTGGGACAAGTTACTCGAGACGATGAACGTGCTCGCCGAGAAGGACGAGACGCGAACCGTCCTTCGGACGACGCTCGTCAAGGGCGAGAACATGCACCACCCGGACTGGTACGCCGGCTTCTACCAGCAGGCTGATCCGGACTTTATCGAACTCAAGGCCTACATGCACGTCGGCCACTCCCAGGGGCGTCTCGACCGGTCGGCGATGCCAGACCACGAGGAGGTCCTCGAGTTCGCCGAGGACGTCAAATCGTACATGCCCGAGTTCACTGAGTGTCGCGGCGTTCCGGAGTCCCGCGTCGCCTTGCTCGCGAAACAAAAGGACACCTGGGTGCCAAAGCTGAAGAAGGGCAGCGAGTTCTGGGAGCGAGATCCGGTCGTCGGCGACTGA
- a CDS encoding HAD-IIB family hydrolase, which translates to MTTDPPLVLDIDGTLTRPEGWGIDPRIFDPVRDWEAPVVIATGKAFPYPVALCHFAGIPELVVAENGGVVYTGDDVFFTADREAAQAVVEDYRAAGYSPGWGQENTVNRWRETEVAVNRDQPLEPLRKIAAKHGLEVVDTGYAYHVKDTEPNKGDGLETIADRVGIDLETAVAIGDSVNDVSTFEAVGRSFAVNNADELARAAADEVLEASHADGTLAVLERVSRTV; encoded by the coding sequence ATGACAACCGATCCGCCGCTCGTGCTCGATATCGACGGGACGCTGACCCGTCCCGAGGGCTGGGGAATCGATCCGCGCATCTTCGACCCCGTTCGCGACTGGGAGGCACCCGTCGTCATCGCCACCGGGAAGGCCTTTCCCTACCCCGTCGCACTCTGTCACTTCGCCGGCATTCCCGAACTCGTGGTGGCCGAAAACGGCGGCGTCGTCTACACCGGGGACGACGTCTTCTTCACCGCCGACCGGGAGGCTGCACAGGCCGTCGTCGAGGACTACCGTGCGGCCGGCTACTCGCCCGGCTGGGGCCAGGAGAATACGGTTAACCGCTGGCGCGAGACCGAAGTTGCAGTCAACCGTGACCAGCCCCTCGAGCCGCTGCGCAAAATCGCCGCGAAGCACGGACTCGAGGTCGTCGACACCGGCTACGCCTACCACGTCAAGGACACCGAGCCGAACAAGGGCGACGGCCTCGAGACGATCGCCGACCGCGTCGGGATCGACCTCGAGACGGCCGTCGCAATCGGGGACTCGGTCAACGACGTCTCGACGTTCGAGGCCGTCGGTCGGAGTTTCGCCGTGAACAACGCCGACGAACTGGCGCGAGCGGCGGCGGACGAGGTGCTCGAGGCGAGCCACGCGGACGGAACGCTCGCGGTGCTCGAGCGAGTGAGCCGGACGGTCTAG
- the glpK gene encoding glycerol kinase GlpK, whose amino-acid sequence MTETTYVGAVDQGTTGTRFIVFDHSGQVVANAYETHEQIYPEPGWVEHDPMEIWENTKTVITQALGQAGISPEQLEAIGVTNQRETTLLWNADSGKPVHNAIVWQDRRTTERVEELEENGMVETIREKTGLEADAYFSATKAEWLLENADPIKMERSRPDDIRDRAERGDVLFGTIDSWLIYNLTGNHITEVTNASRTMLYNIHDLEWDDDLLSEFDISREMLPEVRPSSDDDTYGSTHPEGFLEAEIPVAGALGDQQAALFGQTCFDAGDAKNTYGTGSFFLMNTGNEAVESDHGLLTTIGFQRSGEPVQYALEGSIFITGAAVEWLEDVSLIDNPAQTAELARSVDSTDGVYVVPAFTGLGAPHWDQRARGTIVGMTRGTKKEHIVRATLESIAYQTRDVAEAMEADSGIKMRSLKVDGGAVKNNYLCQLQSDIIGSEIVRPVVDETTALGSAYAAGLAVNYWDDVDSLRNNWQVDREFDPEMDSDTADARYGRWQDAVDRSLGWANDGDAE is encoded by the coding sequence GTGACAGAAACCACATACGTCGGAGCGGTAGACCAGGGGACGACCGGCACGCGCTTTATCGTGTTCGATCACAGCGGGCAGGTTGTCGCGAACGCATACGAAACGCACGAGCAAATCTATCCGGAGCCCGGGTGGGTCGAACACGACCCCATGGAGATCTGGGAGAATACGAAGACCGTCATCACGCAGGCGCTCGGACAGGCCGGCATCAGTCCCGAGCAACTCGAGGCGATCGGCGTCACGAATCAGCGCGAGACGACGCTGCTGTGGAACGCCGATTCGGGCAAGCCCGTTCACAACGCCATCGTCTGGCAGGATCGGCGGACCACAGAACGGGTCGAGGAGCTCGAGGAAAACGGGATGGTCGAGACGATCCGCGAGAAGACCGGGCTCGAGGCCGACGCCTACTTCTCGGCGACGAAAGCCGAGTGGTTGCTCGAGAACGCCGACCCGATCAAGATGGAACGCTCGCGTCCCGACGACATCCGCGACCGCGCGGAACGCGGCGACGTGCTCTTCGGCACGATCGACTCGTGGCTGATCTACAACCTCACGGGCAACCACATCACCGAGGTCACGAACGCCTCGCGGACGATGCTCTACAACATCCACGACCTCGAGTGGGACGACGACCTCCTCTCGGAGTTCGACATTTCCCGCGAGATGCTCCCCGAAGTTCGGCCCTCGAGCGACGACGACACGTACGGCTCGACGCACCCCGAAGGGTTCCTCGAGGCCGAAATTCCCGTCGCGGGCGCACTCGGCGATCAGCAGGCGGCCCTGTTCGGCCAGACCTGTTTCGACGCCGGCGACGCCAAGAACACCTACGGCACGGGCTCGTTCTTCCTGATGAACACCGGCAACGAGGCCGTCGAGAGTGACCACGGTCTGTTGACGACGATCGGCTTCCAGCGCTCCGGTGAGCCCGTCCAGTACGCCCTCGAGGGATCGATATTCATCACCGGCGCGGCAGTCGAGTGGCTCGAGGACGTCTCGCTGATCGACAATCCGGCACAGACGGCCGAACTAGCCCGAAGCGTCGATTCGACGGACGGCGTCTACGTCGTGCCCGCCTTTACGGGCCTCGGCGCGCCACACTGGGATCAACGCGCCCGCGGGACCATCGTCGGGATGACCCGCGGCACGAAGAAAGAACACATCGTTCGCGCGACGCTCGAGTCGATCGCCTACCAGACGCGGGACGTGGCGGAGGCGATGGAAGCCGACTCGGGCATCAAGATGCGCTCGCTGAAGGTCGACGGCGGCGCGGTCAAGAACAACTACCTCTGTCAACTCCAGTCGGACATCATCGGCTCGGAGATCGTCCGGCCGGTCGTCGACGAGACGACGGCGCTCGGCTCGGCGTACGCGGCCGGGCTCGCGGTGAACTACTGGGATGACGTCGACAGCCTGCGGAACAACTGGCAGGTCGACCGCGAGTTCGATCCCGAGATGGATAGCGACACGGCGGACGCGCGCTACGGGCGCTGGCAGGACGCCGTCGACCGATCGCTGGGCTGGGCTAACGACGGTGACGCAGAATGA
- the glpA gene encoding anaerobic glycerol-3-phosphate dehydrogenase subunit GlpA: MADDTEVLVLGGGSTGCGIARDLAMRGLEVTLLERGTLTDGTTGRMHGLLHSGGRYAVSDQASATECIEENEILRDVASHCVEETSGLFVQRPEDPDEYFQEKLEGCRDCGIPARVLSGREAREVEPYLADDVSRAIEVPDGAVDPFRLCVANALDAQNHGARIETHAEVIDLLREGDDIYGVTVRHESGPGKRTHDTPGTTEEITAEYVVNATGAWAGQIGAMADLDVAVRPSKGVMTIMNVRQVDTVINRCRPKGDADIIVPHETTAILGTTDEEVSDPDDYPEEQWEVDQMIDTLSELVPILEEARTIRSFWGVRPLYEPPGTGTTDPTDITRDFFLLDHAERDGVSGMTSIVGGKFTTYRAMAEEISNHVCAKLGVSASCATAEEPLPGSENIEALEAGMDQFGLRSPVARRSTQRLGSRAQEVLETNEANPVICQCEGVTRAEVCDAIEQSGSDLNAVRIRTRASMGNCQGGFCCQNMANELHPTYDEATVRAALDELFQERWKGERHALWGEQLSQAMLNYALHATTMNRDQDPADASTGFDYARFDGGA, from the coding sequence ATGGCAGACGACACCGAGGTCCTCGTGCTCGGCGGTGGCTCGACTGGCTGTGGTATCGCCCGGGATCTGGCGATGCGCGGCCTCGAGGTCACCCTCCTCGAGCGCGGGACCCTGACCGACGGGACGACCGGCCGCATGCACGGCCTCTTACACAGCGGCGGGCGATACGCCGTCTCTGATCAGGCCAGTGCGACCGAGTGTATCGAGGAGAACGAAATTTTGCGAGACGTTGCGAGCCACTGCGTCGAGGAAACCAGCGGCTTGTTCGTCCAACGACCCGAGGATCCCGACGAGTACTTTCAGGAGAAACTCGAGGGCTGTCGCGACTGTGGAATCCCCGCGCGGGTGCTCTCGGGGCGCGAGGCCCGCGAGGTCGAACCCTACCTCGCGGACGACGTCTCGCGCGCGATCGAGGTTCCCGACGGCGCGGTCGATCCGTTCCGTCTCTGCGTCGCGAACGCCCTCGACGCGCAGAATCACGGCGCACGCATCGAGACCCACGCCGAGGTGATCGACCTGCTGCGTGAGGGTGACGACATCTACGGCGTTACAGTTCGCCACGAGTCAGGACCCGGGAAGCGAACGCACGACACCCCCGGAACGACCGAGGAGATCACCGCCGAGTACGTCGTCAACGCGACGGGCGCGTGGGCGGGCCAGATCGGAGCGATGGCCGATCTCGACGTCGCGGTTCGGCCTTCGAAGGGCGTCATGACCATCATGAACGTCCGGCAAGTCGACACGGTCATCAACCGCTGTCGGCCGAAAGGCGACGCCGATATCATCGTTCCCCACGAGACGACGGCGATTCTCGGCACGACGGACGAGGAAGTCTCCGATCCGGACGACTACCCCGAAGAACAGTGGGAGGTCGACCAGATGATCGACACGCTCTCGGAACTCGTCCCGATTCTCGAGGAGGCCCGAACGATCCGTTCGTTCTGGGGCGTTCGTCCGCTGTACGAACCGCCGGGAACGGGAACGACGGACCCAACGGACATCACGCGGGACTTCTTCCTGCTCGACCACGCCGAGCGCGACGGCGTCTCCGGCATGACGAGCATTGTCGGCGGCAAATTCACGACCTACCGCGCGATGGCCGAAGAAATCTCGAACCACGTCTGTGCAAAACTGGGTGTCAGCGCGTCGTGTGCGACCGCCGAGGAGCCACTCCCCGGGAGCGAGAACATCGAAGCGCTCGAGGCCGGGATGGACCAGTTCGGGCTTCGATCACCGGTCGCTCGCCGAAGCACGCAGCGACTCGGCAGTCGGGCACAGGAGGTCCTCGAGACGAACGAGGCGAATCCTGTTATCTGCCAGTGCGAGGGCGTCACGCGCGCCGAGGTCTGTGATGCGATCGAGCAGTCGGGTTCGGACCTGAACGCCGTTCGCATCCGCACGCGCGCCTCGATGGGGAACTGTCAGGGCGGCTTTTGCTGTCAGAACATGGCGAACGAACTCCACCCCACCTACGACGAGGCGACGGTTCGGGCCGCACTCGACGAACTCTTCCAGGAGCGCTGGAAGGGCGAGCGCCACGCCCTCTGGGGTGAACAGCTCTCCCAGGCCATGCTCAACTACGCCCTCCACGCGACGACGATGAACCGGGACCAGGATCCCGCCGACGCGTCGACTGGGTTCGACTACGCCCGATTCGACGGAGGTGCCTAG